The nucleotide window TCCTGATCTCTTTAAAGATATTGGTTGTCTGGAAAAATCATTCATTGTTAAATCCACTAGCACCAATATTATGAGGCCACAAGAGGTTTTATCAGAATTTTTAGCCAAAAGTAAAAACTTTAAACAACTCACCTCAGTATACAACCCCGCAAGTGTCCAGATATTTATGAAAGCCCTGGAAAACGGGGGCGATGTACAGCTTATAATGACTGAGGGGATAATTGATAAGTTGGTTGAAACTGCTGGAGAAGAAAAACTGAATAAATGGATCAAAGAAGGTAATTTAAAGTTAATGAAAATAGATGAAGATGTGAAGATCTCACTGACCACAGGAGACAACTTTATTGCCTTGGGACTATTTTCAGCTGATGGAACATATGACTTGAATATTTCTTTAATTAGTCATGGTGAAGAGGCTATTTCATGGGGTAACAGATTATTCGAACATTATCGTCAAATATCTAATTCCGTAGAATTTAAAGGGCGAAAAACTCCTGAAAAAATTGTTGCTTTAGAAAAATAACGACTCTTAATAGAATATCGTGCAAAAAATATTCAGAATAATCATATCCCATTTTAACATTTTTTTTTCTTTTCAATAAATTCTTTTCATGCACGATTTATGAATCTTTCAAAGTGTATTACGAATTTTTTAGTTATTTTTTTC belongs to Methanobacterium sp. and includes:
- a CDS encoding DUF1724 domain-containing protein produces the protein MDYMFELYEQVKDDMKFFIASDVRAKILISLRSGSKNLADLRKEIHLSSSTILHGMNQLEQKNFIFRESGNYSLSQTGEVVSNKLIDVMRSFYSLNLCEGLFLNHDISCIPPDLFKDIGCLEKSFIVKSTSTNIMRPQEVLSEFLAKSKNFKQLTSVYNPASVQIFMKALENGGDVQLIMTEGIIDKLVETAGEEKLNKWIKEGNLKLMKIDEDVKISLTTGDNFIALGLFSADGTYDLNISLISHGEEAISWGNRLFEHYRQISNSVEFKGRKTPEKIVALEK